Proteins encoded within one genomic window of Ideonella dechloratans:
- a CDS encoding DUF192 domain-containing protein, which produces MSARIQLCIDGQPTRREVARLGRLQRLLWPWARAGRGQAGVICGSWLRPARWVHTFGARGPVDVVFLRADGVVLEVASRVRPWTLLRCRQATSALRLRPGAARRLGLQPGMALDLMS; this is translated from the coding sequence ATGTCCGCCCGCATCCAACTCTGCATCGATGGCCAGCCCACCCGGCGAGAGGTCGCCCGCCTGGGCCGGCTGCAGCGCCTGCTGTGGCCCTGGGCCCGCGCCGGTCGCGGGCAGGCCGGGGTCATCTGCGGCAGCTGGCTGCGCCCGGCCCGCTGGGTGCACACCTTCGGGGCCCGCGGCCCGGTGGATGTCGTGTTCCTGCGGGCCGACGGCGTGGTGCTGGAAGTGGCGTCCCGGGTTCGACCCTGGACCCTGCTGCGCTGCCGCCAGGCCACCTCGGCGCTGCGTTTGCGCCCCGGCGCGGCGCGGCGGCTGGGCCTGCAGCCCGGCATGGCGCTGGATCTGATGTCCTGA
- a CDS encoding DUF192 domain-containing protein — protein MTLARLRLDGQPTNEDIRLADRWWRRAIGLLATTQLARPSGLWLAPCASIHTFGMRLTIDIVFVGRDGVVLKVVPRLRPWRMAGCRGAHAVLELREGLAQALGLGPGRHVSLAAPDAFKEL, from the coding sequence GTGACGCTGGCCCGCCTGCGGCTGGACGGCCAGCCCACGAACGAGGACATCCGCCTGGCCGACCGCTGGTGGCGGCGGGCCATCGGCCTGCTGGCCACGACACAATTGGCGCGTCCCAGCGGCCTGTGGCTGGCGCCCTGTGCGTCGATCCACACCTTCGGCATGCGCCTGACCATCGACATCGTGTTCGTCGGCCGCGATGGCGTGGTGCTCAAGGTCGTGCCGCGCCTGCGGCCCTGGCGCATGGCCGGCTGCCGTGGCGCCCATGCGGTGCTGGAGCTGCGCGAAGGTCTGGCGCAGGCCCTGGGACTGGGTCCCGGCCGGCATGTCAGCCTGGCGGCGCCTGATGCGTTCAAGGAGTTGTGA
- a CDS encoding DUF3617 domain-containing protein — MKTSFPCAVAALSCALGLAAQAETLRLAPGTWTQQRQTWVNGQPLPTRDGGTSCVRAGDPGIDLDRALQHSFQSSGPWSCQSSNTVIGGGQLHSDFACTTPGGGHQKGTAQGSYGAEQYRLDLQSKGNAVTSSGEAVPGPDVALRLVFTGKRQAGGC; from the coding sequence ATGAAGACCTCCTTCCCCTGCGCCGTGGCTGCGCTGTCCTGTGCGCTAGGTCTGGCCGCGCAGGCGGAGACCTTGCGCCTCGCGCCGGGGACCTGGACCCAGCAGCGCCAGACCTGGGTCAATGGCCAGCCCTTGCCGACCCGCGATGGTGGGACCTCCTGCGTGCGAGCGGGCGATCCGGGCATCGACCTGGACCGGGCGCTGCAGCATTCCTTCCAGTCGAGCGGCCCTTGGTCGTGCCAGTCCAGCAACACCGTCATCGGCGGGGGGCAACTGCACAGCGACTTTGCCTGTACCACCCCGGGCGGCGGCCACCAGAAGGGCACGGCGCAGGGCAGTTACGGCGCCGAGCAGTACCGCTTGGACCTGCAGTCCAAGGGCAATGCCGTCACGTCCTCGGGTGAGGCTGTGCCGGGGCCGGACGTCGCGCTTCGACTGGTGTTCACCGGCAAGCGCCAGGCCGGGGGCTGCTGA
- a CDS encoding type II secretion system F family protein, with product MTWLLLLIALMVLGAVGALVVAARLGLERWRASFTEHAKVSMEDMFLFIDPRRLFRLNLVVFLLLPLTAWVLTGSLFFAVVAALAGAVLPRVVWVVMRNRRADKLVQQLPDALTMMAGSLRAGASLQIALDMVVKESPAPISQEFSLLLREQRLGLALEDSLRGMGGRLHIEEVDLFVSAMTIAKEVGGNLSEILERLSSTLRAKAAMEGKIRALTSQGKMQGVIVGLLPVFLAGILYIMDPVAMLPLFVTPYGWAVMAAVAVLLMLGGVFIKKIVTIDI from the coding sequence ATGACCTGGCTGCTCTTGCTCATTGCCCTGATGGTGCTGGGCGCGGTGGGGGCCCTGGTGGTGGCCGCCCGCCTGGGGCTGGAGCGCTGGCGTGCCAGCTTCACCGAGCACGCCAAGGTGTCGATGGAGGACATGTTCCTCTTCATCGACCCGCGGCGCCTGTTCCGCCTGAACCTGGTCGTCTTTCTGCTGCTGCCGCTGACGGCCTGGGTGCTGACCGGCTCGCTGTTCTTCGCCGTGGTGGCCGCGCTGGCGGGGGCGGTGCTGCCTCGGGTGGTCTGGGTGGTGATGCGCAACCGCCGTGCCGACAAGCTGGTGCAGCAGCTGCCCGATGCACTGACCATGATGGCCGGTTCGCTGCGGGCCGGCGCCAGCCTGCAGATCGCGCTGGACATGGTGGTCAAGGAGAGCCCTGCGCCCATCTCCCAGGAGTTCTCCCTGCTGCTGCGCGAGCAGCGCCTGGGCCTGGCGCTGGAAGATTCCCTGCGCGGCATGGGTGGGCGCCTGCACATCGAGGAGGTGGACCTCTTCGTGTCGGCCATGACCATCGCCAAGGAGGTGGGGGGCAATCTCTCGGAGATCCTGGAGCGCCTGAGCAGCACCCTGCGCGCCAAGGCGGCGATGGAGGGCAAGATCCGCGCGCTGACCTCGCAGGGCAAGATGCAGGGGGTCATCGTCGGCCTGCTGCCTGTGTTCCTGGCGGGCATTCTCTACATCATGGACCCGGTGGCCATGCTGCCACTGTTCGTCACGCCCTACGGCTGGGCGGTGATGGCCGCCGTGGCCGTGCTGCTGATGCTGGGGGGCGTCTTCATCAAGAAGATCGTGACCATCGACATATGA
- a CDS encoding type II secretion system F family protein produces the protein MSTSLIVAVMVGLALATAAYAAYRLVVELGQADTAYRDRPPRAFLWVWPLLNIVANTVGALVQGGRAEALRARLRRAGQEYALTPQQFFAGKILALVFFGALGWYFSGEGTTLLGILLGAALGYMYPDIWLSDHTKKRNLEILKALPFFLDIVTLSIEAGLNLTGAMQKAVDNCKPSPLIVEINRVLRDVRAGRPRVEALRELADRLDYAPISSLVSALVQGELMGSSLGPILRAQSDQRRIERFQRAEKLAMEAPVKMLGPLILFIFPCTFIVLGFPIVMKFMGSGL, from the coding sequence ATGAGCACTTCGCTGATCGTGGCCGTGATGGTCGGCCTGGCCCTGGCCACGGCCGCCTATGCCGCCTACCGCCTGGTGGTGGAACTGGGACAGGCCGACACGGCCTACCGGGACCGTCCGCCACGTGCCTTCCTGTGGGTCTGGCCGCTGCTCAACATCGTGGCCAACACCGTGGGCGCACTGGTGCAGGGGGGGCGTGCCGAGGCGCTGCGCGCCCGCCTGCGCCGCGCCGGGCAGGAGTACGCGCTCACGCCCCAGCAGTTCTTCGCCGGCAAGATCCTGGCCCTGGTCTTCTTCGGCGCGCTGGGCTGGTACTTCTCGGGCGAGGGCACGACGCTGTTGGGCATTCTGCTGGGGGCTGCGCTGGGCTACATGTACCCGGACATCTGGCTCAGCGACCACACCAAGAAGCGCAACCTGGAGATCCTCAAGGCCCTGCCCTTCTTCCTGGACATCGTCACGCTGTCGATCGAGGCCGGCCTGAACCTCACCGGGGCCATGCAGAAGGCGGTGGACAACTGCAAGCCCAGCCCGCTGATCGTCGAGATCAACCGCGTGCTGCGCGACGTGCGCGCCGGGCGCCCGCGGGTGGAGGCCCTGCGCGAGCTGGCCGATCGCCTGGACTACGCACCCATCTCCAGCCTGGTCAGCGCGCTGGTGCAGGGCGAGCTGATGGGCTCCAGCCTGGGCCCCATCCTGCGGGCCCAGAGCGACCAGCGCCGCATCGAACGCTTCCAGCGGGCCGAGAAGCTGGCCATGGAGGCGCCGGTGAAGATGCTGGGTCCGCTGATCCTCTTCATCTTCCCCTGCACCTTCATCGTGCTGGGCTTTCCCATCGTGATGAAGTTCATGGGTTCGGGCCTGTGA
- the cpaB gene encoding Flp pilus assembly protein CpaB, which produces MAIPRFKINTNWLLLGVAIALGGGAVYLSNTLIRDKMAQLEAEAKRGQQTVEVVVAKRDLAPGDTISSDVMAVRQVPREYVPETAVLPDGFGSVERQRLAAPIRRGEMLLTLHTEGNGALVFSSTLKKGLRALTFEVDAVNSISGMLRPGDFIDLIYSAKGPLSGDGDVTVPLLSQVQVLATDQSVTKHDDGTGTERSFTTVTLQVSPLDADRIIAAKAAGQLTAVLRHPDDGQPNTTRPMTAAGLLSGVAAAPTGHTIEYIAGGSSAEPAEVHQARTAQISPLAAAAAARSLATAAAR; this is translated from the coding sequence ATGGCGATTCCTCGTTTCAAGATCAACACCAACTGGCTGCTGCTGGGGGTGGCCATCGCCCTGGGCGGTGGTGCCGTCTACCTGAGCAACACCCTCATCCGCGACAAGATGGCCCAGCTGGAGGCCGAGGCCAAGCGCGGCCAGCAGACGGTCGAGGTGGTCGTGGCCAAGCGTGACCTGGCGCCGGGCGACACCATCAGCTCCGACGTGATGGCCGTGCGGCAGGTGCCGCGCGAGTACGTCCCCGAGACCGCGGTGCTGCCCGACGGCTTCGGCAGCGTGGAGCGCCAGCGCCTGGCCGCCCCCATCCGCCGCGGCGAGATGCTGCTGACCCTGCACACCGAGGGCAATGGCGCGCTGGTGTTCTCCTCCACCCTGAAGAAGGGGCTGCGGGCCCTGACCTTCGAGGTCGACGCGGTGAACTCCATCTCCGGCATGCTGCGTCCTGGCGACTTCATCGACCTGATCTACTCGGCCAAGGGACCGCTCTCGGGAGATGGCGACGTCACCGTGCCCCTGCTGTCCCAGGTACAGGTGCTGGCCACCGACCAGTCCGTCACCAAGCACGACGACGGCACGGGCACCGAACGCAGCTTCACCACCGTCACCCTGCAGGTCAGTCCGCTCGACGCCGACCGCATCATCGCCGCCAAGGCGGCCGGCCAGCTCACCGCGGTGCTGCGCCATCCAGACGACGGTCAGCCCAACACCACCCGTCCCATGACGGCTGCGGGTCTGCTCTCGGGCGTGGCGGCGGCCCCCACCGGCCACACCATCGAGTACATCGCCGGGGGCTCATCGGCCGAGCCTGCCGAGGTGCACCAGGCCCGCACCGCGCAGATCTCTCCCCTGGCCGCCGCAGCTGCGGCCCGCAGCCTGGCCACGGCCGCCGCACGCTGA
- a CDS encoding pilus assembly protein TadG-related protein: protein MWLLGTMAAAAAVLWGVYNIGQLTNGKQKAVNAADAAALAGATVEARTLNLMAYNNRSLIANEVFMIQTTALQGYMQYLSHTADNIEDYAKWIPYVGEVLSAILTTVEKVTAAIEKAMDVAIPAQVVVLEGLKKVTAATHGVLATTASLMADKAAADLVAANRAQFGTHMDAGVSVESRAAVKTFTTAQNLLKWKAFTKRYSGSERKDAADVLLASRDKFTGGPRPGSPLLTLNLGLMGFVKDGDTRLVSYDRWETEDTYEYWYWGLCGKPPLPCKKYEAIGWGRGNLDKPSSRGSTWSPGRDAQKRAYREGHAHGGWSGVPALYDVADKSASARETLGVDYMIAVRRERKATQTSSTMEVNKSVGSVAGDTDMDEQLLGQQLSALGKARVFFERPQAGIGDSTAGALVRHDGAKEYGSLYDPYWQARLQDVSYSEKLAYMTALGMSPTGAAAAAKVTPGGQ from the coding sequence GGGGTCTACAACATCGGCCAGCTCACCAACGGCAAGCAGAAGGCCGTCAACGCCGCCGACGCGGCCGCGCTGGCCGGGGCCACGGTGGAGGCCCGCACCCTGAATCTGATGGCCTACAACAACCGCTCGCTGATCGCGAACGAGGTCTTCATGATCCAGACCACCGCGCTGCAGGGCTACATGCAGTACCTCAGCCACACGGCCGACAACATCGAGGACTACGCCAAGTGGATCCCCTATGTCGGCGAGGTGCTCTCCGCCATCCTCACCACGGTCGAGAAGGTCACCGCGGCCATCGAGAAGGCCATGGATGTGGCGATTCCGGCCCAGGTGGTCGTCCTGGAGGGGCTCAAGAAGGTGACGGCCGCCACCCACGGCGTCCTGGCCACCACGGCCAGCCTGATGGCCGACAAGGCTGCCGCCGATCTGGTGGCGGCGAACCGGGCCCAGTTCGGCACACACATGGATGCCGGGGTGTCCGTGGAGAGCCGGGCTGCGGTCAAGACCTTCACCACCGCGCAGAACCTCCTGAAGTGGAAGGCCTTCACCAAGCGCTACAGCGGCAGCGAGCGCAAGGACGCCGCCGATGTGCTGCTGGCCTCCCGGGACAAGTTCACCGGGGGCCCGCGGCCGGGCAGTCCCCTGCTCACGCTCAACCTCGGCCTGATGGGTTTCGTCAAGGACGGCGACACCCGCCTGGTCAGCTACGACCGGTGGGAAACCGAGGACACCTACGAGTACTGGTACTGGGGCCTGTGCGGCAAGCCGCCGCTGCCCTGCAAGAAGTACGAGGCCATCGGCTGGGGGCGCGGCAACCTGGACAAGCCCTCCAGCCGGGGGTCGACCTGGTCCCCGGGGCGGGATGCCCAGAAGCGCGCCTACCGCGAAGGCCATGCCCACGGCGGCTGGAGCGGCGTGCCCGCCCTGTACGACGTGGCGGACAAGAGCGCCTCGGCCCGCGAAACCCTGGGGGTGGACTACATGATCGCGGTGCGGCGCGAGCGCAAGGCCACGCAGACGTCTTCGACCATGGAGGTCAACAAGAGCGTGGGCTCCGTGGCCGGTGACACGGACATGGACGAGCAGTTGCTCGGCCAGCAGCTCTCGGCCCTGGGCAAGGCCCGGGTCTTCTTCGAGCGTCCGCAGGCGGGCATCGGCGACAGCACGGCGGGCGCCCTGGTGCGCCATGACGGTGCCAAGGAATACGGCTCGCTGTACGACCCCTATTGGCAGGCGCGGCTGCAGGACGTCAGCTACAGCGAGAAGCTGGCCTACATGACGGCCCTGGGCATGAGCCCCACCGGTGCCGCCGCCGCGGCCAAGGTCACCCCGGGAGGACAGTGA
- a CDS encoding ATPase, T2SS/T4P/T4SS family, producing MLTVELISPTGDRTPARVQGGRCLIGKDNECHVVLSGWRVSRRHAEVFVSNDRLFVRDLESTFGTLVNETRVQEAHPLGHEDTIRIGNHALRAVWRKVDGTAGPAEASAAEPGAPGAPVRWQATAQAAAPSEPLVETPAYTPQVDETFRLRRALHERLIEAFDVRRTDTHRMDDAALRQLTEDLIRDLIQRMGNEIPPQVDRARLLAEVRDEAIGLGPLEPLLADPTVTEIMVNRADEVFVERSGRLQRWPVNFTSDRAVQGIIERIVTPIGRRIDESSPMVDARLKDGSRVNAVIPPLALKGPSITIRKFSKRKLDSSDLLKFDSASPAMIEFLRVCVEHRKNMIISGGTGSGKTTLLNILSNFIPEGERIVTIEDAAELQLPHPNLVSLEARPANIEGKGSVTIRDLVKNSLRMRPDRVVVGECRGGEALDMLQAMNTGHDGSLTTAHANSPRDMLARLEVMVLMAGMELPVTAIREQVASAVDIIVQQTRFACGTRKITSIVEVTGVESGKIQLQEVFAFQQTGVDRQGKTQGHFTGRGFMPEFYDQLSRIGVPLDPKIFFDGMSEDELSRRAS from the coding sequence ATGCTGACCGTGGAACTCATCAGCCCCACCGGTGACCGCACGCCGGCCCGGGTGCAGGGCGGGCGCTGCCTGATCGGCAAGGACAACGAGTGCCACGTGGTGCTCAGCGGCTGGCGGGTCAGCCGCCGCCACGCCGAGGTGTTCGTCTCCAACGATCGCCTCTTCGTGCGCGACCTGGAGTCCACCTTCGGTACGCTGGTCAACGAGACCCGCGTGCAGGAGGCCCATCCCCTGGGCCATGAGGACACCATCCGCATCGGCAACCATGCCTTGCGGGCGGTGTGGCGCAAGGTGGACGGCACCGCAGGCCCGGCTGAAGCGAGCGCGGCAGAGCCCGGGGCCCCGGGCGCGCCGGTCCGCTGGCAGGCCACGGCGCAGGCGGCGGCACCGTCCGAGCCGCTGGTGGAGACGCCGGCCTACACGCCCCAGGTCGACGAGACCTTCCGCCTGCGCCGCGCGCTGCACGAACGGCTGATCGAGGCCTTCGACGTGCGTCGCACCGACACCCACCGCATGGACGATGCGGCGCTGCGCCAGCTCACCGAGGACCTGATCCGCGACCTGATCCAGCGCATGGGCAACGAGATTCCGCCACAGGTGGATCGCGCCCGGTTGCTGGCCGAGGTGCGCGACGAGGCCATCGGCCTGGGACCGCTGGAGCCGCTGCTGGCCGACCCGACGGTGACGGAAATCATGGTCAACCGGGCCGACGAGGTCTTCGTCGAGCGCAGCGGGCGCCTGCAGCGCTGGCCGGTGAATTTCACCAGCGACCGCGCGGTGCAGGGCATCATCGAGCGCATCGTCACCCCCATCGGCCGGCGCATCGACGAGAGCTCGCCCATGGTGGACGCGCGGCTCAAGGACGGTTCGCGGGTCAATGCGGTGATCCCGCCGCTGGCCCTCAAGGGGCCGTCGATCACGATCCGGAAGTTCTCCAAGCGCAAGCTCGACTCCAGCGACCTGCTGAAGTTCGACTCGGCCAGCCCGGCCATGATCGAGTTCCTGCGGGTGTGCGTGGAACACCGCAAGAACATGATCATCTCGGGCGGCACCGGCTCGGGCAAGACCACCCTGCTCAACATCCTCTCAAACTTCATTCCGGAGGGCGAGCGCATCGTGACCATCGAGGACGCGGCCGAACTGCAGCTGCCCCACCCCAACCTGGTCTCGCTGGAAGCGCGTCCCGCCAACATCGAGGGCAAGGGCAGCGTCACCATCCGCGACCTGGTCAAGAACTCGCTGCGGATGCGGCCCGACCGCGTGGTGGTGGGCGAGTGCCGAGGCGGCGAGGCGCTGGACATGCTGCAGGCGATGAACACCGGCCACGACGGCTCGCTGACCACCGCCCACGCCAACAGCCCCCGCGACATGCTGGCGCGTCTGGAGGTGATGGTGCTGATGGCCGGCATGGAGCTGCCGGTCACCGCCATCCGCGAGCAGGTGGCCTCGGCCGTGGACATCATCGTCCAGCAGACCCGCTTCGCCTGCGGCACCCGCAAGATCACCAGCATCGTCGAGGTGACCGGCGTGGAGAGCGGCAAGATCCAGCTGCAGGAGGTCTTCGCCTTCCAGCAGACCGGCGTGGACCGCCAGGGCAAGACCCAGGGCCACTTCACCGGCCGCGGCTTCATGCCGGAGTTCTATGACCAGCTCTCGCGCATCGGCGTGCCGCTGGACCCCAAGATCTTCTTCGACGGCATGTCCGAGGACGAGCTGAGCCGGCGCGCATCATGA
- a CDS encoding type II and III secretion system protein family protein, with protein MLSVSALSPCHLIRPRLALVAGALLPALWGPGVALAAPAEGPAAPASAASSFPVVPRPAASGTMIEPQKVTLPPARVPARGRSAGPDVEDGAIQTLAVGEVSTLQLRGVARIAIGNGALIKATVVDDRQVVLLAEEAGDTNMHVWLRNGRQITYPVHIETVRTGRVMADLKTLLSETPGITARQVGDRIVMEGRYPNSETAARLKLLAGSFPQVLNLVPERPADADPLQMDRMVLIDLRVVEVKKKALDQLGIKWSSSAAGPTFATNVLGYANTTWRPGTADGFPTVTTSNPALTYFGLATQITSALNLLEQNGDAWTLAEPKLSCRSGAESNFLAGGEIPVPVAQALGVVSVEYKQYGVKINFKPVADGNGNIDSAVMVEVSEPDTRNSNNGYVAFTTNRTETQLALKAGEPMVIAGLLRQKSERGSDGVPGLSRLPLISALFKSREHTNEQTELFIIATPRVITPESALNREAVERAEEQARRSRERVEPRLEPSPAQGEFGATGD; from the coding sequence GTGTTGTCTGTTTCCGCCTTGTCTCCCTGCCACCTCATCCGTCCCCGCCTGGCGCTCGTGGCCGGGGCCTTGCTGCCGGCCCTCTGGGGCCCGGGTGTGGCGCTGGCCGCCCCCGCCGAGGGTCCGGCCGCCCCCGCCTCCGCCGCCAGCAGCTTTCCGGTGGTTCCCCGTCCCGCGGCGTCGGGCACGATGATCGAGCCACAGAAGGTGACCCTGCCGCCTGCGCGCGTCCCCGCCCGGGGCCGCAGCGCCGGGCCTGACGTCGAGGACGGGGCGATCCAGACCCTTGCCGTGGGAGAGGTGTCCACCCTGCAGCTGCGCGGCGTGGCGCGCATCGCCATCGGCAACGGGGCCCTGATCAAGGCCACCGTGGTCGATGACCGGCAGGTGGTGCTGCTGGCCGAGGAGGCCGGCGACACCAACATGCACGTCTGGCTGCGCAATGGCCGCCAGATCACCTACCCGGTGCACATCGAGACCGTGCGCACCGGGCGGGTGATGGCCGACCTCAAGACCCTGCTGTCCGAGACGCCCGGCATCACCGCCCGCCAGGTGGGCGACCGCATCGTGATGGAGGGCCGCTACCCGAACAGCGAGACGGCCGCCCGCCTGAAGCTGCTGGCCGGCAGCTTCCCGCAAGTACTCAACCTGGTGCCCGAGCGTCCCGCCGATGCCGATCCGCTGCAGATGGACCGCATGGTGCTGATCGACCTGCGGGTGGTGGAGGTCAAGAAGAAGGCCCTGGACCAGCTGGGCATCAAGTGGTCGTCCAGCGCCGCCGGTCCCACCTTCGCCACCAATGTGCTGGGCTACGCCAACACGACCTGGCGTCCGGGCACCGCGGACGGCTTCCCCACGGTCACCACGTCGAACCCGGCGCTGACCTATTTCGGCCTGGCCACCCAGATCACCTCCGCCCTCAACCTGCTGGAGCAGAACGGCGACGCCTGGACCCTGGCCGAGCCCAAGCTCAGCTGCCGCAGCGGCGCCGAGTCCAACTTCCTGGCCGGCGGCGAGATTCCGGTCCCGGTGGCCCAGGCCCTGGGGGTGGTGTCGGTGGAGTACAAGCAGTACGGCGTCAAGATCAACTTCAAGCCGGTGGCCGATGGCAACGGCAACATCGATTCGGCCGTCATGGTCGAGGTCAGCGAGCCCGACACCCGCAACTCCAACAACGGCTACGTCGCCTTCACCACCAACCGCACCGAGACCCAGCTGGCGCTGAAGGCGGGTGAGCCCATGGTCATCGCCGGCCTGCTGCGCCAGAAGAGCGAGCGCGGCTCGGACGGCGTGCCGGGCCTGTCCCGCCTGCCGCTGATCAGCGCGCTGTTCAAGTCGCGCGAGCACACCAACGAGCAGACCGAGCTGTTCATCATCGCCACCCCGCGGGTCATCACGCCCGAGTCCGCGCTCAACCGCGAGGCCGTCGAGCGCGCCGAAGAGCAGGCCCGCCGCAGTCGCGAGCGGGTGGAGCCGCGCCTGGAGCCCTCGCCGGCCCAGGGCGAGTTCGGCGCGACGGGGGACTGA
- a CDS encoding peptide chain release factor 3, producing the protein MSAELAEQVRRRRTFAIISHPDAGKTTLTEKLLLFSGAIQIAGSVKARKASRHATSDWMEIEKQRGISVASSVMQMEYRDCTINLLDTPGHQDFSEDTYRVLTAVDAALMVIDAANGVEPQTRRLLQVCRARNTPILTFVNKMDREVKDPLALMDEIEAELGMTVVPFTWPVGMAKFFGGVLDLRKDQMRVFSPGEDRVAGTEEIIEGIANPVLSERFGDVYEQAAGEIELVREAAPAFDEAEFLAGRQTPMFFGSAVNNFGVQEVLDALVDLAPPPGPRPAIQRTVNPDESKFTGVVFKIQANMDPAHRDRIAFLRVASGKFERGMNMKVVRSGKTLRPNTVVTFMSQKRELLDEAYAGDIIGIPNHGVLQLGDTLTEGETLQFTGLPFFAPELFRSVEVADPLKTKQLRAGLTQLGEEGAIQVFRPMAGSVLLLGAVGQLQFEVVAHRLEHEYGVKARIMPARFNVARWVTCDEADGGEKELKRFIDGNSHRMALDAVDAPTLLLEYAGELRAIQENWPKIKFHALREHAGLVFQQRMGD; encoded by the coding sequence ATGTCCGCCGAACTCGCCGAACAGGTCCGCCGCCGCCGGACCTTCGCCATCATCTCCCACCCTGACGCGGGCAAGACCACGCTGACGGAAAAGCTGCTGCTGTTCTCCGGCGCGATCCAGATCGCCGGCTCGGTGAAGGCGCGCAAGGCCAGCCGGCACGCCACGTCGGACTGGATGGAGATCGAAAAGCAGCGCGGCATCTCGGTGGCCTCCTCCGTCATGCAGATGGAGTACCGCGACTGCACCATCAACCTGCTGGACACCCCGGGCCACCAGGACTTCTCGGAAGACACCTACCGCGTGCTGACGGCGGTGGACGCGGCGCTGATGGTGATCGATGCGGCCAACGGCGTGGAGCCGCAAACCCGGCGCCTGCTGCAGGTCTGCCGGGCCCGCAACACGCCCATCCTCACCTTCGTCAACAAGATGGACCGTGAGGTGAAGGACCCGCTGGCCCTGATGGACGAGATCGAGGCCGAGCTGGGCATGACGGTGGTGCCCTTCACCTGGCCGGTGGGCATGGCCAAGTTCTTCGGCGGCGTGCTGGACCTGCGCAAGGACCAGATGCGCGTGTTCTCGCCGGGCGAGGACCGCGTGGCCGGCACCGAGGAGATCATCGAGGGCATTGCCAACCCGGTGCTGTCCGAGCGCTTCGGCGACGTCTACGAGCAGGCCGCCGGCGAAATCGAGCTGGTGCGCGAAGCCGCGCCGGCCTTCGACGAGGCCGAGTTCCTGGCCGGCCGCCAGACGCCGATGTTCTTCGGCTCGGCCGTCAACAACTTCGGTGTGCAGGAGGTGCTGGACGCGCTGGTCGATCTGGCCCCGCCCCCGGGCCCGCGCCCGGCGATCCAGCGCACGGTGAACCCGGACGAGTCCAAGTTCACCGGTGTGGTCTTCAAGATCCAGGCCAACATGGACCCGGCGCACCGCGACCGCATCGCCTTCCTGCGCGTGGCCTCGGGCAAGTTCGAGCGCGGCATGAACATGAAGGTGGTGCGCAGCGGCAAGACCCTGCGGCCCAACACCGTGGTCACCTTCATGAGCCAGAAGCGCGAGCTGCTGGACGAGGCCTATGCCGGCGACATCATCGGCATCCCCAACCACGGCGTGCTGCAGCTGGGCGACACCCTGACCGAAGGCGAAACCCTGCAGTTCACCGGCCTGCCCTTCTTCGCCCCCGAGCTGTTCCGCTCGGTGGAAGTGGCCGACCCGCTCAAGACCAAGCAGCTGCGCGCCGGCCTGACCCAGCTGGGCGAGGAAGGCGCGATCCAGGTCTTCCGCCCCATGGCCGGCAGCGTGCTGCTGCTGGGCGCGGTCGGTCAGCTGCAGTTCGAGGTGGTGGCCCACCGCCTGGAGCACGAGTACGGCGTGAAGGCCCGCATCATGCCCGCGCGCTTCAACGTGGCCCGCTGGGTGACCTGCGACGAGGCCGACGGCGGCGAGAAGGAGCTCAAGCGCTTCATCGACGGCAACAGCCACCGCATGGCGCTGGACGCGGTGGATGCGCCCACGCTGCTGCTGGAGTACGCCGGCGAGCTGCGCGCCATCCAGGAGAACTGGCCGAAGATCAAGTTCCACGCCCTGCGCGAGCACGCGGGCCTGGTGTTCCAGCAGCGCATGGGGGACTGA